In one Rugosibacter aromaticivorans genomic region, the following are encoded:
- a CDS encoding MFS transporter, whose product MKASSSPLPTGPRALIDASSLSKFQWQTFVLCFFVTLFDGFDTQAIAYTGPAIASAFHLGPSELTPLIVAGTVGMALGAISLGSLGDRIGRRLTILLAVLVFGIFSVATGFAHSPAEIFLARFFTGLGMGGAVPAVLSLVSEFAPARHRGLVITGVLLGLPTGAIGGGLLGARLLSHIGWQGIFMVGGILPLVYLLILYAHLPESPSFLAVQDLPRHRQKIAVLLGKIMPALDKATLRAASFIAPEKTVRASFRTLINSRFLRNTLAVWMTYFCNWAAWFMLLLWLPTVLKTAGLPPEQAALGTVIVNSPAIFFCLFMAYYLPKKPVRLLLTTTLAFGIAVAFGLGLAGNLAENIHWALVFFLIGAAGVGIGLPQIALNYVVIEAYPTELRATGAGWAIGMGRTGSIVGAALGGWCLKVGGVAGFYYALTVPLLLALLGVLMIRTQKIAAT is encoded by the coding sequence ATGAAAGCTTCATCTTCCCCCCTGCCGACCGGCCCACGCGCATTGATTGATGCCTCATCGCTCAGCAAATTTCAGTGGCAAACCTTTGTGCTGTGTTTTTTCGTCACGCTGTTCGATGGCTTTGACACGCAGGCCATTGCCTACACAGGCCCGGCCATTGCCAGCGCCTTTCATCTTGGCCCCAGCGAGCTCACCCCGCTTATTGTCGCGGGTACCGTTGGCATGGCGTTAGGGGCCATAAGTCTCGGCTCACTGGGCGACCGCATCGGTCGTCGCCTGACCATTCTGCTCGCCGTTTTGGTGTTCGGTATTTTTTCAGTGGCGACAGGCTTTGCCCACTCCCCCGCTGAAATTTTTCTCGCCCGCTTTTTTACCGGGCTAGGCATGGGCGGTGCGGTGCCCGCCGTGCTCTCGCTGGTGAGCGAGTTTGCCCCGGCGCGACACCGCGGACTGGTGATCACCGGGGTGTTGCTGGGCTTACCTACCGGCGCCATTGGCGGCGGCCTCTTGGGTGCGCGGCTCCTGTCGCACATCGGCTGGCAGGGAATTTTTATGGTCGGCGGCATCTTGCCGCTGGTTTATCTGCTCATTCTCTATGCGCACTTGCCTGAGTCACCCTCCTTTCTGGCCGTGCAAGACCTGCCGCGGCATCGGCAAAAAATTGCTGTTCTACTGGGCAAAATAATGCCTGCCCTTGATAAAGCCACCCTACGAGCAGCTTCGTTCATCGCCCCCGAAAAAACTGTACGTGCCTCGTTTAGAACGCTGATCAATTCTCGGTTTTTGCGCAATACACTCGCCGTCTGGATGACCTATTTCTGCAACTGGGCCGCCTGGTTCATGCTGTTGCTGTGGCTGCCCACCGTGCTCAAAACCGCCGGGCTGCCGCCCGAACAGGCGGCCCTCGGGACGGTTATCGTCAATAGCCCGGCCATATTCTTTTGCTTGTTCATGGCGTATTACCTGCCGAAAAAACCTGTGCGTCTGCTCTTGACCACCACACTCGCCTTTGGTATTGCCGTTGCCTTCGGGCTGGGGTTGGCAGGTAACCTCGCGGAAAACATCCACTGGGCGCTGGTATTTTTCCTCATCGGTGCAGCCGGCGTGGGCATTGGTTTGCCACAAATCGCACTCAATTATGTGGTGATCGAAGCCTACCCCACTGAGCTGCGCGCAACCGGCGCTGGCTGGGCCATCGGCATGGGACGCACGGGCTCGATCGTCGGTGCGGCGCTGGGTGGCTGGTGCCTTAAAGTGGGCGGTGTCGCTGGTTTTTATTACGCGCTTACTGTGCCGTTGCTATTGGCCCTCTTGGGCGTGCTGATGATACGCACCCAAAAAATCGCTGCAACATAA
- a CDS encoding DMT family transporter yields MINQGAKGAVGQRTAWVLLAAVVFFWGVNWPVMKYGLHYVPPLTFAALRMIMGAIVLAAVAAWRHELRFPHREDWPLVLGVGLLQMAAFMGLVNVGLQYVPAGRSAILAYTTPLWVVPLAVLWLGEALTTLRIVGLVLGMAGVAVLFNPFAFDWHDPKTVLGNGMLLFAALLWAILIVKVRGHRWKGSPLSLMPWQLIVAACAIAPFVFFFEDVRTIQWGEPLGWVLLYNGPIATAFCFWAMISVTRALPAITTSLSTLCVPLVGYVAASLALGEAVTLSNSLGFALILGGLIFATVSDWRKNQEAKSALSDATVTTATNND; encoded by the coding sequence ATGATAAATCAAGGCGCAAAAGGCGCAGTGGGCCAACGAACTGCATGGGTATTGCTGGCGGCGGTGGTGTTTTTCTGGGGCGTGAATTGGCCGGTGATGAAGTACGGGCTGCACTATGTGCCACCACTCACCTTTGCTGCGCTGCGCATGATCATGGGCGCAATTGTGCTGGCTGCTGTCGCCGCTTGGCGGCATGAGCTACGCTTTCCGCATCGGGAAGACTGGCCCTTGGTGCTGGGTGTGGGGCTGTTGCAGATGGCCGCATTTATGGGGTTGGTCAATGTGGGTTTGCAATATGTGCCCGCTGGGCGATCTGCCATCTTGGCTTACACGACGCCACTGTGGGTTGTGCCCTTGGCCGTGCTGTGGCTAGGCGAAGCGCTGACAACATTGCGCATTGTGGGGTTGGTGCTGGGGATGGCGGGCGTGGCGGTGTTATTTAATCCGTTTGCCTTTGATTGGCATGATCCCAAAACCGTGTTGGGTAATGGCATGTTGCTGTTTGCGGCATTGTTGTGGGCGATTTTGATTGTGAAAGTGCGGGGGCATCGGTGGAAAGGCTCGCCGCTCTCGTTAATGCCCTGGCAACTGATAGTGGCAGCGTGTGCGATTGCGCCCTTTGTCTTCTTTTTTGAAGATGTCCGCACGATACAGTGGGGTGAGCCGCTGGGCTGGGTGCTGCTCTATAACGGCCCGATTGCCACCGCTTTTTGCTTTTGGGCCATGATCAGTGTGACGCGTGCGCTGCCTGCGATTACAACGAGTTTAAGCACGCTGTGTGTGCCGCTGGTGGGCTATGTGGCGGCATCCCTGGCGCTGGGTGAGGCGGTTACCTTGAGTAACAGCCTCGGCTTTGCCTTGATTCTTGGCGGGCTGATTTTTGCCACCGTCAGCGATTGGAGGAAGAATCAGGAAGCCAAAAGCGCACTTTCTGATGCAACAGTTACAACCGCCACAAACAACGACTAA
- a CDS encoding cytochrome d ubiquinol oxidase subunit II: protein MSEFGVNLLIQAGWLPLVFALVMALSILAYVILDGYDLGVGMLLRKADDINQKNTMISSISPFWDANETWLVLGIGILLVAFPLAHGVILGALYLPVALMLVALTLRGVAFDFRVKAKAHHQPLWDHVFYAGSLLASWSQGFMLGQFITGFREELSSYLFSALIGFCLIAGYRLLGAGWLIMKTEGPLQYKAVKWAKGSLWLTAAGVLAISAATPWVSSRIFDKWFSFPNVLMLLPIPAMTLVLFGVIARSLARLPVRFAQNNQYGASVPFACTVGIFLLSFYGLAYSIFPWLVIDRMTIWQAASAPESLLFIFYGVVVVFPVIIGYTVYAYRVFWGKATTLSY from the coding sequence ATGTCTGAATTTGGGGTAAATCTGCTCATACAAGCCGGCTGGCTACCGTTGGTGTTTGCCCTGGTGATGGCGCTCTCAATCCTGGCGTATGTGATTTTGGATGGATACGATCTCGGCGTTGGCATGCTGCTCAGAAAAGCCGATGACATCAATCAAAAAAACACCATGATTTCCAGCATCAGTCCCTTTTGGGACGCCAATGAAACGTGGTTAGTGCTGGGCATTGGCATCTTGTTGGTCGCCTTTCCATTGGCGCACGGTGTGATCCTGGGTGCTCTGTATTTACCCGTTGCATTAATGCTCGTCGCCTTAACCCTGCGTGGCGTGGCCTTTGATTTTCGTGTGAAAGCAAAAGCACACCATCAACCGCTTTGGGATCACGTTTTTTATGCCGGTTCGCTGCTCGCATCCTGGTCGCAAGGTTTCATGCTGGGCCAATTCATCACGGGATTTCGAGAAGAATTAAGCAGCTATCTATTCAGCGCGCTCATTGGCTTTTGCTTGATCGCCGGATACCGCTTGTTAGGGGCTGGTTGGTTGATCATGAAAACCGAAGGTCCTTTGCAATATAAGGCAGTGAAATGGGCCAAGGGAAGCCTGTGGCTGACAGCGGCAGGCGTGTTGGCCATATCAGCCGCAACACCCTGGGTCAGCTCCCGAATTTTTGACAAATGGTTCAGTTTCCCGAATGTGTTGATGCTGCTCCCCATCCCCGCCATGACGCTGGTTTTATTCGGTGTTATCGCGCGGAGCCTGGCGCGTCTGCCCGTCAGATTTGCGCAAAACAATCAGTATGGCGCATCTGTTCCCTTTGCCTGCACGGTTGGCATTTTCCTGCTCTCCTTTTATGGTTTGGCCTATAGCATTTTTCCCTGGCTGGTCATTGATCGCATGACGATTTGGCAGGCTGCAAGTGCACCCGAATCCCTATTATTCATTTTCTATGGCGTCGTCGTCGTGTTTCCTGTGATCATTGGATACACCGTTTATGCTTATCGCGTTTTCTGGGGCAAAGCCACTACGCTCAGCTATTAG
- a CDS encoding LLM class flavin-dependent oxidoreductase, with protein sequence MTRLPKLSILDQTPVISGQRVADAIAATVDFAQAAEALGYYRYWCAEHHGARSVANPCPEVMIARLASATQRMRIGSGGIMLPYYSSWKVAEQFLMLEALFPGRIDLGIGRAPGTDQRTARAVSPGGLRSDLFPQQVQELIWLFTNTVPEGHAYHGLVMQPEIDTRPELWMLGSSDFGGALAAHVGIPFCFAQFINAQHGDAVAKMYRDNFQPGYESAPRSAVAIFAIVADTEAEVADLTAAVDLRRLFMAYGQNLPVPTIAEAKSVQYEERDRQVIANERPRSIIGTPDQVAERMLALQEKFATDELIILTVAPSVKARLRTAELLAQAFALPQT encoded by the coding sequence ATGACCCGTCTTCCGAAGCTTTCCATCCTTGATCAAACCCCCGTGATTTCCGGTCAGCGTGTCGCTGACGCCATTGCCGCAACGGTTGACTTCGCCCAGGCAGCGGAAGCACTGGGTTATTACCGCTACTGGTGCGCCGAACATCATGGCGCCCGTAGTGTGGCCAACCCGTGCCCTGAGGTAATGATTGCCCGGCTGGCCAGCGCCACCCAGCGCATGCGTATTGGCTCGGGCGGCATCATGCTGCCGTATTACTCGTCATGGAAAGTAGCCGAGCAGTTTCTGATGCTCGAAGCGTTATTTCCGGGTCGCATTGATCTGGGCATTGGTCGCGCGCCGGGAACGGATCAACGCACCGCACGCGCTGTCTCGCCTGGCGGTTTAAGAAGCGACTTGTTCCCCCAACAAGTGCAAGAGCTGATCTGGTTATTTACCAACACCGTGCCTGAAGGCCACGCCTACCATGGGTTGGTGATGCAGCCGGAAATTGATACGCGGCCGGAACTCTGGATGCTGGGCTCGTCCGACTTTGGTGGCGCACTGGCCGCGCATGTGGGCATCCCCTTCTGCTTTGCCCAATTTATCAACGCGCAGCATGGCGACGCGGTGGCAAAAATGTATCGCGATAATTTTCAACCGGGTTATGAGTCCGCACCACGCAGCGCCGTGGCGATTTTTGCCATCGTGGCAGACACAGAGGCCGAAGTGGCAGACCTCACCGCCGCCGTCGACTTGCGCCGTCTGTTCATGGCTTATGGGCAAAACCTGCCGGTGCCCACCATCGCCGAAGCCAAATCCGTGCAGTATGAAGAGCGTGATCGCCAGGTGATCGCCAACGAGCGGCCACGCAGCATTATCGGCACGCCGGATCAAGTCGCTGAACGTATGCTTGCCCTGCAAGAAAAATTTGCCACCGATGAGCTGATTATTCTCACCGTTGCCCCCAGCGTCAAAGCGCGCTTGCGCACCGCTGAACTGCTGGCTCAGGCTTTCGCGTTACCCCAAACATGA
- a CDS encoding cytochrome ubiquinol oxidase subunit I, with product MESLDPIVLARIQFAANMSFHILFPTISIGMGWFLLFFKIRFVATKQSHWMDAYQFWVKIFALTFALGVVSGITMSFQFGTNWPGFMNTVGNVAGPLLAYEVLTAFFLEATMLGIMLFGRGRVSESVHTAATFLVAAGTTTSAFWILALNSWMHTPAGYEMINGQAHVTSWLEVIFNPSFIYRLTHMLIASGLTVAFLLTGISAYRWLKNDKARDVMATLRTGVFVAAILIPLQIIVGDLHGLNTLEHEPAKIAAMEGLWDTQTGAPAVLIAIPDAATQSNHYELAIPKLASFYLTHDWNGEIKGIKAFGDQHPPVAPIFFAFRMMVGVGLLMLAVSWFVVWQIRTRKDINVLSAKMLVAMTFAGWVALESGWYVTEIGRQPWLVYGVLTTAQAASAVPAKNIALTLAIYLSLYVALLTSYISVIFHLANKATHKNDLTEQHLQGA from the coding sequence ATGGAATCACTAGATCCCATTGTATTAGCGCGCATCCAGTTTGCGGCCAATATGTCCTTTCATATCCTCTTTCCGACGATCAGCATTGGCATGGGTTGGTTTTTGCTGTTCTTTAAAATCCGCTTTGTCGCCACAAAACAATCCCACTGGATGGATGCCTATCAATTTTGGGTCAAGATATTTGCGCTGACTTTTGCACTGGGTGTGGTCAGCGGCATCACCATGAGTTTTCAGTTTGGCACTAACTGGCCGGGTTTCATGAACACCGTCGGGAATGTGGCAGGCCCTCTGCTCGCTTATGAAGTTTTAACGGCATTCTTTTTAGAAGCCACCATGCTGGGCATCATGCTATTTGGTCGAGGGCGTGTGAGCGAAAGCGTCCATACGGCAGCCACCTTCCTGGTTGCTGCCGGTACCACAACCTCTGCATTTTGGATTTTGGCACTCAACTCGTGGATGCATACGCCCGCAGGCTACGAGATGATCAACGGACAAGCCCATGTCACCAGTTGGCTGGAGGTTATTTTTAACCCTTCGTTCATCTATCGCCTGACCCACATGCTCATTGCCTCAGGGTTAACAGTCGCATTTTTGCTCACAGGCATTAGCGCGTACCGCTGGCTGAAAAATGACAAAGCCAGGGACGTCATGGCAACGTTACGGACGGGCGTGTTTGTGGCCGCTATCCTGATCCCCCTGCAAATTATCGTAGGCGACCTGCATGGCCTCAATACGCTTGAGCATGAGCCCGCAAAAATTGCGGCGATGGAAGGCCTCTGGGACACGCAAACAGGTGCACCTGCCGTGCTTATCGCTATTCCCGACGCTGCAACGCAGTCCAATCATTATGAGTTAGCCATTCCCAAACTCGCCTCTTTTTACCTGACCCATGATTGGAATGGCGAGATCAAGGGCATCAAGGCATTCGGTGATCAACACCCACCCGTCGCCCCTATTTTCTTTGCCTTCAGGATGATGGTGGGGGTTGGCCTGCTGATGCTTGCGGTCAGTTGGTTCGTGGTGTGGCAAATCCGCACCAGGAAAGATATCAATGTGCTGTCGGCAAAAATGCTGGTGGCGATGACCTTTGCTGGGTGGGTTGCACTGGAGTCGGGTTGGTATGTGACCGAAATTGGCAGGCAGCCTTGGCTGGTTTATGGCGTGCTGACCACGGCACAGGCTGCTTCTGCCGTGCCCGCTAAAAACATTGCCCTTACCTTGGCAATCTACCTCTCGCTCTATGTCGCTTTATTAACCTCTTATATTTCCGTGATTTTTCATTTAGCCAATAAAGCCACCCACAAAAACGATCTTACCGAACAGCATCTGCAAGGAGCATAA